A single uncultured Acetobacterium sp. DNA region contains:
- a CDS encoding corrinoid protein gives MKKVEILKKISETLYDGDERAMPGLVQEAIDAGCGAQEVLDAMMAGMAIVGEEFSRDELYIPEVLCSCHAMMEGSKILKPLLTDQDSKSLGTVILGSVQGDMHDIGKNLVGMMLEGRGLKVIDIGIDVPAEKFVEAAIENNADIVACSILLTTTMPETPKVVKAFVDAGIRDQVKIMIGGAPITQDFCDRMGCDAFAKDAGGAAALAVELCQK, from the coding sequence GTGAAAAAAGTGGAAATTCTCAAAAAAATATCAGAGACTCTTTATGATGGTGACGAACGGGCCATGCCCGGTTTGGTTCAGGAAGCCATTGATGCCGGTTGCGGTGCCCAGGAAGTTCTTGATGCAATGATGGCCGGGATGGCCATTGTCGGTGAAGAATTCAGTCGCGATGAACTATATATACCTGAGGTACTGTGTTCCTGCCATGCCATGATGGAAGGTTCGAAAATTTTGAAACCGTTGCTGACCGATCAGGATTCAAAATCATTGGGAACTGTTATTCTGGGTAGTGTTCAGGGAGATATGCATGATATCGGCAAAAACCTCGTCGGGATGATGCTGGAAGGCCGTGGCTTAAAAGTCATCGACATCGGAATCGATGTACCGGCCGAAAAATTTGTGGAAGCAGCGATTGAAAATAATGCCGACATTGTCGCCTGTTCGATTCTCCTTACCACTACCATGCCGGAAACCCCAAAGGTTGTTAAAGCATTTGTAGATGCGGGCATTCGTGATCAGGTAAAAATTATGATCGGTGGGGCCCCGATCACTCAGGATTTCTGTGACCGCATGGGCTGTGATGCCTTTGCCAAGGATGCTGGTGGTGCGGCTGCTCTGGCAGTTGAACTGTGTCAAAAATAA
- a CDS encoding uroporphyrinogen decarboxylase family protein, with protein MNSRERVMAAANHQEPDRVPVDMVLTIDVYRDMKKVLDMEYLPDSPRMGRWTEVQMPIEMIEKLGIDMYYISPRSGVSVHTKSFEDGSFTDEWGCYWKKTAIDGGHFYFELVNPPLANATIEDLETYIWPDPEDPKRYAGLKEEMKGVRETTDLAILAKFAGAVFELATYMRGHELWYRDIINNQEFAHALMDKICQIQKRTNEVIMAEVGEYVDILRLSGEDLGMQDRPLMSPKTFRNVVKPHLKEHFEHAKKTLHQYNPEAKIMLHSCGAIKPFIADLIECGVDVLDPVQPAAANMDRYELKKEFGNDIVFHGNIDIQKILPFGTKEDITHEVRDAIKALAPGGGFLLSPAHNVQGDVSAENLVHMVKCVHEFGNYPINLD; from the coding sequence ATGAATTCACGAGAAAGAGTGATGGCAGCAGCCAATCACCAGGAACCAGACCGGGTACCAGTTGACATGGTGCTGACCATTGATGTGTACCGGGATATGAAAAAAGTGCTGGACATGGAATATCTGCCTGACAGCCCCAGAATGGGTCGATGGACCGAGGTTCAGATGCCAATTGAGATGATCGAAAAATTGGGGATTGATATGTATTACATTTCGCCACGATCCGGAGTTTCGGTTCATACTAAAAGCTTTGAAGACGGCAGTTTTACTGATGAATGGGGCTGTTACTGGAAGAAAACGGCCATTGACGGGGGACATTTCTACTTTGAACTGGTCAATCCGCCATTAGCAAATGCCACCATTGAAGATTTGGAAACCTATATCTGGCCGGACCCTGAAGATCCCAAACGTTACGCTGGTCTAAAGGAAGAAATGAAGGGCGTTCGGGAAACGACGGATCTTGCTATTTTAGCAAAATTTGCCGGCGCTGTCTTTGAACTGGCAACCTATATGCGTGGTCATGAGCTGTGGTATCGGGATATTATCAACAATCAGGAATTTGCTCATGCTCTGATGGATAAGATCTGTCAGATTCAAAAGCGCACCAACGAAGTGATCATGGCTGAAGTTGGTGAATACGTTGACATTTTAAGACTCAGTGGCGAAGATCTGGGGATGCAGGATCGTCCGCTGATGTCGCCAAAAACATTTAGAAATGTTGTAAAACCCCATTTAAAAGAGCATTTTGAACATGCCAAGAAAACCTTGCATCAATATAATCCAGAAGCGAAGATTATGCTCCATTCCTGCGGTGCCATTAAACCATTTATCGCGGACTTGATTGAGTGCGGTGTTGATGTGCTTGATCCGGTTCAGCCGGCGGCAGCCAATATGGATCGCTATGAATTGAAAAAAGAATTTGGCAATGACATTGTTTTTCATGGCAATATCGATATTCAAAAGATCCTGCCTTTTGGCACCAAAGAAGACATTACCCATGAGGTCCGGGACGCTATCAAAGCATTAGCGCCTGGTGGTGGATTCTTATTGTCCCCGGCACACAATGTTCAAGGGGATGTCAGTGCTGAAAATCTGGTCCACATGGTAAAATGTGTTCATGAATTCGGAAATTACCCCATTAATTTAGATTAA
- a CDS encoding DeoR/GlpR family DNA-binding transcription regulator → MLHIDRRKEILNTIMSKGSVKVASLSEKYGVGEATIRRDLKYLAEEYGITLSYGGAFRKENLSAQTTSEMDIYKKRTQHIEEKRIIAEKAAKLIKNGDTIALNAGSTVELILDYLEDIKDVNLITLSLNVALKASAIPGITVYMPGGKLRSFSGAFYGKEANEFLKTFNIDKAFMGVMAVSIDKGITHGAFEEVEINQTIYEISRKCYLMADYSKFDQVALTKMVDLSVFDGFILDDETPEIYREYCKSNNIEII, encoded by the coding sequence ATGTTGCATATTGATCGAAGAAAAGAAATTTTAAATACAATCATGAGCAAAGGCTCGGTTAAAGTTGCCAGTCTTTCCGAAAAATATGGTGTGGGAGAGGCAACCATCCGACGGGATTTAAAATATCTTGCCGAAGAATATGGAATCACATTATCCTATGGCGGCGCTTTTAGAAAAGAAAACCTTAGCGCTCAGACGACGTCAGAAATGGATATTTATAAAAAACGCACTCAGCATATTGAAGAAAAGCGGATCATTGCCGAAAAAGCAGCAAAATTGATAAAAAATGGCGACACAATTGCCTTAAATGCCGGCAGTACGGTGGAACTGATTCTTGATTATCTTGAAGATATTAAAGATGTCAATTTAATAACGCTTTCTCTTAATGTGGCTTTAAAAGCATCCGCCATTCCGGGAATCACTGTTTATATGCCAGGCGGAAAACTGCGTAGTTTTTCTGGGGCGTTTTACGGCAAGGAAGCCAATGAATTCCTGAAGACTTTTAATATCGATAAAGCCTTTATGGGAGTCATGGCCGTATCAATTGACAAAGGGATTACGCACGGAGCTTTTGAAGAAGTTGAAATCAATCAGACCATTTATGAAATCAGCCGGAAATGTTATCTAATGGCTGACTACTCAAAGTTTGATCAGGTGGCGCTGACAAAAATGGTTGATTTATCAGTTTTTGACGGGTTTATCCTGGATGATGAAACCCCGGAAATTTATCGGGAATACTGTAAGAGTAATAATATCGAAATAATCTAA